CCGAGCGGGTGCTGGCAATGCAGCGGAACTGGATCGGAAAGAGCGTCGGCGTCGAGGCGGACTTCCCGCTGGCGGACCGTTCCGACAAGGCGATACGGATCTTCACGACCCGCCAGGACACGCTGTTCGGCGCGACCTTCGTGACGCTCGCGCCGGAGCATCCGATGGTGGACGAGATCATCCGCGGGAAAGAGGAAGCGGCCGCCGTCCGGACCTTCGTGGAACGGATCCGGAAGCAGGACAGGACGGCTCGGACCTCGGAGAACGTGGAGAAGGAGGGGATCTTTACCGGCGCCCATGCAATCAACCCATTGACGTCCGAACACATCCCGATCTGGGTCGGTAATTTCGTTTTAATGGACTACGGCACCGGCGCGATCATGTGCGTGCCGGCGCATGACCCGCGCGATTTCGAGTTCGCCAAAAAATACAAGATCCCCGTCCGCGTCGTGATCCAGCCCGCCTCAGGCGGGGCGGAGGGAACGCTGCAATCGAAAAACCTTGCGGCGGCCTACGTCGAGGAAGCCGGACGGCTGGTCGACTCCGGAAAATTTTCCGGGCTGACTCCCGGCGAGGCCAAGATAAAGATCGCGGACTTTATCGAATCCGAAAAACTCGGGACGCGCAAGATCAACTACAAACTCCGCGACTGGGGCATCTCCCGGCAGCGGTACTGGGGCACGCCGATCCCGATCGTCTATTGCGAAAAGTGCGGACCGGATCCGGTCCCGGTCCCCTACGACGACCTGCCCGTCACGCTTCCCCGGAACGTCGCTTTCACGGGAAAGGGCGGCTCGCCGCTGGCCGCGGACAAAAACTTTTGGAACGTGAAATGCCCCGAATGCGGAGGCCCCGCGCGCCGGGAAACCGATACGATGGACACCTTCGTCGATTCCTCGTGGTACTTCCTCCGCTATCTCTCCCCCCGGCTCGATTCCGCTCCGTTCGATCGCCCGGAAGCGGATTACTGGATGCCGGTGGACCAATACATCGGCGGGATCGAGCATGCGGTGCTGCATCTGCTCTACGCCCGATTCTTCACCAAAGTGATCCGCGACCTGGGACTGGTGAAAATCAACGAGCCGTTCACGAACCTATTGACGCAGGGGATGGTCTGCATGGAGACCTACCGGTGCGAAGAACACGGCTGGCTGTTTCCCGGCGAGACGATCGGCTCGGAGAAGGACGGCTGGCGCTGCCCGCATTGCAAGCGTCCCGTCGAGCGGGGCCGGGTCGAGAAGATGTCCAAGTCCAAAAAGAATATCGTGGACCCCGAGCAACTCATCGCGAAATACGGCGCGGACACGGCCCGATTGTTTTCGCTCTTCGCCGCGCCCCCGGAGAAAGACCTCGAATGGAACGACGCGGGCGTCGAAGGCGCCTCTCGGTTCTTAAACCGCGTCTGGCGCCAGGTCGTGAATCGTCCGGTGACCGGCCGGGCCGTCGATGCCGCGGCCGACCGGGCGGACGAATCGAAACGGGGCGGGGCCCTTCGACGGGCGACCCACCGGACGATCCGAAAAGTCACGGAGGACCTGGACCACAACTTTCAATTCAACACGGCCATCGCCTCTCTGATGGAGTTCTACAACACGATCACCGAATGGGAACGCGAAGGCGGCCGGGCGGGCGACGGCGACCCGATCCACGAGGCGATCCGGACGCTGGTCATCCTGCTCTCCCCCTTCGCCCCGCATATCGCGGAAGAGCTTTGGAGGCGGCTGGGCCGCGCCGACAGCGTCTCCCGGCAGCCCTGGCCGAAATGGAACGAGGAGGATCTCAAAACCGACGAACTCACGATCGTGATCCAGATCAACGGAAAGCTCCGCAGCCAGATCCGCGTCCCGGCCGATCTCGACGAGGCCGGCGTACGGAACCGGGCCTTGGCCGACGGGAAAATCAAGGACTGGCTGAAAGGGCAAGCGCCCCGAAAGGTGATTTACGTCAAAGGGAAATTGGTCAATATCGTCCCATGAAAAATTTATTATTCCTCCTCACCCCTTGCGCCTTACTCCTCGCGGTTCTCGCCGGCTGCGGCTACCATCTGTCCGGCGGCAACCGGCTTCCGTCCGACGTCGAGACGATCGCCGTTCCCGTTTTTCACAACGACACCTTCGAGCCCGCGCTCGAGAACGCCGTGACCTCGGCCGTGAAGCAGGAATTTCTGACGAACAGCCGGCTTAAGGTCGCGAACGATCCGGATCAGGCGGATCTCGTCTTGAAGGGGACGATCGTCTCCTACGGCCTCGAACCCCTTTCCTTCGACCGCACGCAGAGCGTGGTGCTGGAGTACCGCGTGCATATTCGGGCGGTCGTCACCCTGGAAGTCCCCCGCACGCAGAAGGTGATCTGGAAGGATACCAAAGTGGAATCGTCCGCGGAATATCTTGCCAACCCCGACCCGGCCGCAAACCAAGTCGCGGAGAATCGCGCGATCGCGGAGGCCAGCCAGCAGCTCGCCGAGAACCTCGTCCACAACGTCCTGGAAGGATTTTGATGCCCCCCCGCCCCGGCGCGCTGAGCTACCCCGACTTCATCCGGGCTCTGGAGCGCGGAACCGTCGCCCCGGTCTATCTCTTCACCGGCGAGGAGGAATTCCTGATCCAGGCCGCGCTCGAGCGGCTGGTTCCCGCCGCCGTCGATCCCGCAACAAAGGACTTCAATTACACCATCCTGGACGGCGAATCGGCCTCGGCCGACGCCATTTTAACGGCGGTGGAAAGCCTCCCCGCCTTCGCCAAACGGCGGCTGGTCGTGCTCAAGAGCGCCGAACAGCTTCCGGCCTCCGAGGCCAACCGCCTTGTGCCCTATCTCAAGGACCCCTGCCCGACCACCTGCTTCGTCTGCGTCGCGCCGAAATTCGACGCGCGACGGTCGTTCTTTCAAGCTTTGAAGATGCAGGCCGCGGTGCTGGACTGCCGCCCCCTCTCCGACGCCCAGGTTACCGTCTGGCTCAAGGCCCAGGCGAAATCCCAGGGCCGCGCCATCTCGGAAGACGCCGTGCTTTTCTTGAAGGAACGGGTCGGGCGCGATCTGTTCCCGCTTCAGAACGAACTGACCAAGGCCGTCCTCGGCAGCGACCATCCAAAGACGATCGAACTGGAAGACGTGCAGCGGGCGTGCAGCGCTTCGGGCGAGGTTTCGGTGTACGATCTTCTGGGGTCCCTGGCCCGGCGTCGTCTGGAGCCCTCGATCCGTACGCTCACGCGCTTGATGGAGGACGGCGAACCGCCGCTGAAGATCTTGTCGACGGTAGGATACCGGTTCCGGCTGGTTTGGAAAGTAAAACGCGCGATGCAGGCCGGCCATTCCGACGCGGCCCTGATGCGGATGTTTGGAATGGGCCAATGGGCCGCCGCTTCCGTCATCGCCGCGGCCAAGGCGTATTCCGAGAAGGATCTGCGTTGGGCCTTTCAGCGTTTCATCGAAACGGACGCCGGCCTCAAAGGCGGCGCGCTCCCGCCCAAACTGCTTATGGATCTCTTGATTTTCGACCTCTGTTCCGGAAAACAGAAAGGGCTACGTCGCTTTCTGGGTCGGCAACCCCTTCTTTACCTTTGAGGTCAGGCGGGAGATCTTGCGGGACGCGGTGTTCCGGTGCAGGACGCCTTTCGTGACGGCGCGGTCGAAGGCCGAGGTGGCCTTGTCCAAAAGGGCTTTCGCCTCATCCAGCTTTTTGGAAGCCATCGCGGCGTTCATTTTTTTGACGAGCGTTTTCAACGAGGATATCACGAGCTGGTTTCGGGCGTGGCGCTTTTTCGATTTTCGTGCTTGTTTGATCGCGGACGCGTGATCGGCCATTTAAACTCCTTGTCGTACCGATGATTGTGATTTCAGTTTCATCCAAAGAGCCTGTTTTTACCACGACCGTGTTATAACTGTCAAGGGATTTTGCATCATTTGACCCAGGAAAGCCGACAAATTGCCAAGGCGGCCGGATTGATCGGCCTGGCCACCTTTTCCAGCCGGATCATGGGCTTCGTCCGGGACATGATCCTGGCCCGGCTCTTCGGCGCCGGGATGGCGGCCGACGCCTTCTTCGTCGCCTACCGGATTCCCAACATGCTCCGCGAACTTTTCGCGGAGGGATCGATGTCGGCGGCCTTCATCCCCGTTTTCACCGAATACCTCGGCAAACGGACCAAGGAAGAGGCCCGCGAGCTGGCCTCGGCCGTCTTCACGGTTCTGCTGGCCATCGTGGCCGTGATCTGCCTCCTTTCCATCCTCGCCGCCCCCTGGATCGTCCGGGCCATCGCGCCGGGTTTCGCGAGCGAGGCGGGCAAGTTCGACCTGACCACGATGCTGAGCCGGTTCATGTTCCCCTATCTCCTGTTCATCAGCCTGGCCGCGCTCACGATGGGCATGC
This genomic window from Nitrospiria bacterium contains:
- the leuS gene encoding leucine--tRNA ligase, with product MTKETTPLPPEAYNPHAVEPAWQQRWEASKAFRVAKDPKRPKYYCLVMFPYPSGRIHMGHVRNYVIGDVVARYKSMRGYNVLHPMGWDAFGLPAENAAIERGVHPSVWTDENMLYMRTQLKRMGLSYDWERELATCKPEYYKWNQWFFLKMYERGLAYKKMSSVNWCPSCETVLANEQVIDGACWRCGSTVVPKELEQWFFKITAYAEELLSECDRLTGWPERVLAMQRNWIGKSVGVEADFPLADRSDKAIRIFTTRQDTLFGATFVTLAPEHPMVDEIIRGKEEAAAVRTFVERIRKQDRTARTSENVEKEGIFTGAHAINPLTSEHIPIWVGNFVLMDYGTGAIMCVPAHDPRDFEFAKKYKIPVRVVIQPASGGAEGTLQSKNLAAAYVEEAGRLVDSGKFSGLTPGEAKIKIADFIESEKLGTRKINYKLRDWGISRQRYWGTPIPIVYCEKCGPDPVPVPYDDLPVTLPRNVAFTGKGGSPLAADKNFWNVKCPECGGPARRETDTMDTFVDSSWYFLRYLSPRLDSAPFDRPEADYWMPVDQYIGGIEHAVLHLLYARFFTKVIRDLGLVKINEPFTNLLTQGMVCMETYRCEEHGWLFPGETIGSEKDGWRCPHCKRPVERGRVEKMSKSKKNIVDPEQLIAKYGADTARLFSLFAAPPEKDLEWNDAGVEGASRFLNRVWRQVVNRPVTGRAVDAAADRADESKRGGALRRATHRTIRKVTEDLDHNFQFNTAIASLMEFYNTITEWEREGGRAGDGDPIHEAIRTLVILLSPFAPHIAEELWRRLGRADSVSRQPWPKWNEEDLKTDELTIVIQINGKLRSQIRVPADLDEAGVRNRALADGKIKDWLKGQAPRKVIYVKGKLVNIVP
- a CDS encoding LptE family protein; the encoded protein is MKNLLFLLTPCALLLAVLAGCGYHLSGGNRLPSDVETIAVPVFHNDTFEPALENAVTSAVKQEFLTNSRLKVANDPDQADLVLKGTIVSYGLEPLSFDRTQSVVLEYRVHIRAVVTLEVPRTQKVIWKDTKVESSAEYLANPDPAANQVAENRAIAEASQQLAENLVHNVLEGF
- the holA gene encoding DNA polymerase III subunit delta; protein product: MPPRPGALSYPDFIRALERGTVAPVYLFTGEEEFLIQAALERLVPAAVDPATKDFNYTILDGESASADAILTAVESLPAFAKRRLVVLKSAEQLPASEANRLVPYLKDPCPTTCFVCVAPKFDARRSFFQALKMQAAVLDCRPLSDAQVTVWLKAQAKSQGRAISEDAVLFLKERVGRDLFPLQNELTKAVLGSDHPKTIELEDVQRACSASGEVSVYDLLGSLARRRLEPSIRTLTRLMEDGEPPLKILSTVGYRFRLVWKVKRAMQAGHSDAALMRMFGMGQWAAASVIAAAKAYSEKDLRWAFQRFIETDAGLKGGALPPKLLMDLLIFDLCSGKQKGLRRFLGRQPLLYL
- the rpsT gene encoding 30S ribosomal protein S20; protein product: MADHASAIKQARKSKKRHARNQLVISSLKTLVKKMNAAMASKKLDEAKALLDKATSAFDRAVTKGVLHRNTASRKISRLTSKVKKGLPTQKAT